The sequence CGCCTGATCGCCGCCACGGTCTCCGCGACGTAGCGGGCGCTGGGCTCGCGTCCGGGGAACGGCTCGAGCGTGGCCGTGAGCTCGAGGCCGAACCGCCTGGCGAAGTACGGCCAGGCGTCGTGGAAGGGCACGAACGGTAGGTCGCGCACCGGCGCGAGCAGGGCCTCGATCTCGGTCGCGAGCCCGGCGAGGTCCTCCCGCACTGCGGCGGCGTTGGCGTGGAAGGTCTCGGCCAGCTCGGGGCGCAGCGCGGTCAGCTCCGCGGCGAACGCCGCCGCCGCGTCTGCCGCGATGTCGGGGTCGAGCCAGACGTGCGGGTTCGCCGCGACGGCTCCGGCGGCCACCCCGCCGTGCTCATCGCCGCCGATGGGCTCGAACGGCACGCGCTCCATCACCACGAACCGCCGCGCGGCCGGCGCCGTGGCCTCGACGAGGCGCTCGAGCCAGCCGTCGAGGCCGCCGTTCATC comes from Trueperaceae bacterium and encodes:
- a CDS encoding metal ABC transporter substrate-binding protein, with amino-acid sequence MRTRSQMRRGPSLRPVAAALAALVLLPCLATARGQGDPLSVVVSLPPWADLMRQVGGEAVAVTTLLPSGASPHSFEPLPSQAALLGSADLVVMNGGLDGWLERLVEATAPAARRFVVMERVPFEPIGGDEHGGVAAGAVAANPHVWLDPDIAADAAAAFAAELTALRPELAETFHANAAAVREDLAGLATEIEALLAPVRDLPFVPFHDAWPYFARRFGLELTATLEPFPGREPSARYVAETVAAIRRAGARVVFDERQLYGRTAAVVAESAGVEVVTLDPIGGPPGPETYQELLRYNAERIADALGGE